The genomic stretch CTAGCATGGTTTTGACAAACCCGGGAGGCCCCTGGAGGTCGAGCTTCACAACATGGCCGGTTCGTTGCTTGCAGCCGACGCCCTTCCACCGGCAGCAGTCGTGGCCCTCCCATGACGAAAGGAAGTTTGCAGGGTCCGAGAGGCCTGCTTTGAAGTGGAGAAGGGCGGACCTCTCACTCGTGATGCAGCTGTCCGCCTCAGTGGAGGTGGTTTGTGTTATCAAGAGTAAGGCTATGGTTATTTGGAAGTAGAGGCATCTAAAGACGATCATTGTGTTTGGCAGTTTGGGTCTGTTTTGCTTTCAGTATGGCAGCTGCGTTGGGCGATATATATAGAACAACAAGACCTCCAGTTTTAATGGCCAATAGGTCTCTGTCGAAGTCTTCATGGTGTTGTACATGGTCAAATCTAGCTTTGCTGGAACAAAGAATTGAGTCAAGTCATCCAATAATGCCTGGGATGGATGCTGATCGGAAAGTGCTACTGCAGCTGCGGAAACTTTTTCCGTGGGCTGGCTTCAATGCGTCTACACAAGGCATGGAGTCCACGCTTGAAGGTCATGTTCTTATGGAATGCACATAAAGTATGTTACGGTTTTTGTTAGCATTGTAAGATCGATTAAACTAGTGAAGTACTTACGCATCGATGTTGTTCGGAAACTTCCCCGGGCTTGCATGTGTCCACACAAGGCATGGGAATTTTTGTTTTTTTGGGAATAGAGCTGCTGACTCGAGTCCATGCTCCATGCTCTTATGGAATGCACATGTGCTTAAGGTTTGTTAGGGTTCCAAGAATTGGTTAGGTTTTGAGAACCAATCTAAGGttaggtggttaggagggtggttgtaccccagcCCCAGAGttcaaattctaggtttgacatatgtgtctcgtaaaggcggaatattcattcaatgGAAGTCGATgttcccgtcaacagcgaggcatcTGTGGTAACTTCGACAATTTCAAGATCTAATCtgacggctcagtcttccggaggtgctaataggggtagagtgtgcgttcgtaggggtgagtgtatgcgtgtgtatatgagcgtctgcgtttgtactgtgtttctaaaaaaaagaaaaattggtTAGGTTTTGCTAGTTCTAGGTTAACCGTAAATTAAGTTAGAGCTCAGTCGACGCTGAAACTGTTGGATTAGTATCGTGATTTGTGCAACTCAGAATTGCAAGTTGGGTTGCAATTGCAGCAAAAAAAATCTCCGTTGCACATAAAATTGGATGGTGTCATCTGATTTAATTCTAGGTCGGTCAAAAATTAGTCGGGTCCAAAAGTTAGTTGTTTCCAAAGATATAGAAAGAAGAACCGAAATCCTGGAGGGTGAAAGAGGAATCTGACTCCAATCTGGACTTAGCTTCTTTTTTCGGTTGTTTGTTGGCTGTAAGCTGCTTTGTCAGCCAATATACCATTTGGAATTTATCTTAATCTTTTAAATCTGGGATAATGCTTTTTATTTAGGACGTTGCTACACAGTGCCCAGGCACTATGTAGTCTTCCGTGGTGCCCCTCCCAAAAATAGAAAGAAACTGTTGTGTCTACCCCACGTATATACAACTGCACCATCGTCCTTTTAATGCAACAAAATACATCGACTGCTTTCAACCCGTAGATAATTTGGCCCTAAGTAATTGACAGGAAGCACCCTTCACTTCACCCAGGCCTCTCCCTGCTGCCACCTAGATGTAAATATATCAGCGTTATTATATCTGTGGGTTAAAAATAGTACATCCTATGACTAGAATAATACATCCCATATGCAATTtttaatgagaaaatacatcatgTTGAATAAAAAGAAGTTCAGGAAAGAACCATACTGTCTAATGTGAAGCAAAACTTCAAGGGATGCAAAAGTACTGTGGTATAATAATACATCCCATATACacaatatgatcatgaaaatacaTCATGGTGGATAAAAAAATCAGGAAAGAAACCTATTGTTTAATCTGACCAAAACTTCAAGAAATATACATCCTATGATACAATAAGGACATAACAATACTACATCCATATGCACATGTTCACTTAGTGTTGAAGCAAAAATCACATGATCCCTTGCTGTTATGGCTGGGAATGCTTTCAAAACCAGAACGAATCCAATCCAAATTGTACAAACACGTGTGTAGCAACCGATCCAAACCAAACTAAAAGCTGCATACTAGGATCCAGACCAAACCAAACTACAAcaattttccacccaaacccatcCAAACTAGTTCCCAGCTTACGGGTTCAATCCACATTCTCAAACCCATCTGCATGTGTGGTCTACATCAGGCAACTACCATGCTAAGCTGCCGATGGTTGAGGACAAAATCTACAACATATACAGTGCTAATTACTGTCTAGTCATATCACCATCAGACTTTCTCACTAAAGAATCTTGCAATCTGCAGTATCACTGGTACTTACAACCAGTGCCATCCTTGCATCAGTAGCTCACACAAAAGATAGCTTGAAGAATAAAGAAAACCAAGGATGAAATAAAGAGTGCAAGACTGTGAAGATCAAGTATTGGCAGCGGGATAGTTACCATGCCAATAAGAGGCAGCTGAGCAACGTCATGTTGTATGGCACGCCAGAGAAGTCCCCCGTCGATTTCCTCTCGACGATCCTCGAGAAGGTGACCCTGCAACGCATCACATCCCACAGAATTTCTCACCAGTCAAAATAAACAACAGAGAAGGGCAGGAAAATGCGGTAGAGCTTCATAGAGGATGGAATTGGAAGCttcaaaaataataatgataatggAGTGCAGAATCAGTTAGCTAGTGTCCAGAAGATACATGCACTCAGATTCAAACGTATAACAGTGGGAGATGTTGCACTTTGCATATAGGAGAAAAATACATCCTAGGGATAGTATTGATAACAAAAAGGCATGTGCTTTAGGTGcaataaatacatacttgtggaaAAATGCAACTAGTATTCTTTAAGAGAGTAGCATGTATTTTAGGAGCAATTTTTACATCCTATGATAAGATAAATACAACCCACAAAACTAGTATTCTCTAAGTCTAACACATTGCATGTATTTATATGCAAATTTTACATCCTGTGAGAAACAGGATCTACAAACttgtctctttttttttgttgaggAAAACCTACAAACTAGTGTTACTAACACATGGGATGTATTCTAAATTCGGTATTTACATCATGTGAGAAACATAACCTAAAAGTAGTATTCTCTAAATTTTATGCATgtatttttgttatcaccagaatttgaccaagtctggagatgggccgtgattaaatgggcttagaggatttgcatggaaaatattcccgaaccggccttgtacaagaagtttgggcaagattgcccgtgtatctgtaaattataataggatacgtgtcggttagaattaagagatagagtttagctcgtacacggttgggtttattcccaagattaggagtctacggactataaatatgtatctagggttattgagaaaggaggacgatcacgttcacaacaaatcaatctaggcgcatcgccaccccttgtttcgagggtttctcccgggtaagcaacatgttgcctagatcgcatcttgcgatctaggcagtatcggtttatttgttgttggtgttgctcgtgctgaagcctttttgatggcgagcaacacccttatcttaggtgttttggggttgatgacaatgctttcacgatgtatctGTTTAGCtaagctacccctcgatatctagctgcccttacacctattttaggtgtaagggcatcatcttgcttgttcatgaTCTCgtcgatctaatccgttatagttgctccttgttcttcaaggattggtttgatatccgtatggttaggccttataaacggtttgaaggatccggtagtgcgtaaggtgtggtttactaagctctagagggattgttcggggatcaacttcacgttggtttttaggcctctttagggttggttttccatcatcttacgtatactgctaggctcaattacgcataggatgttccgattatacggtgaaaaccctagactatcgtagattagcttagcttgatattgataaagcatgatccccatgtccttataaatctaacatgaaccatggggcaatcggctctttgagccgatccacagaacaatttaagagccgatcggggctcgtatttaatgtttacgtgtttgccatgcaggaaatcagtcgaagcaatccatcaccttcctgaccaggtataggtcaggtggcacgccctcgtaagcaccaggacgcgtgtacCAGAAGAATTTTGCTAAAAAAAAACTGAAGAAAGAAGGACGAAGAGCTTTAAAACTGACTAGGCCGGCATAGTGCAACCTCGCCCAACTTGAGTCCAAGCCAATTGTATTGACCTGAAGGTCTAATTCCAGAGCAAATCTTCTGTTTGAGTTGACTGTGGACTAGCATTTAGCTTCCACGTAAATTTATTGATTATTCAAACAGTCAAAACCCAAGGGGGGAAATACGCAAACAAACTTCGGTTGAATTCTGGACTACAGCAAATCACACATCTTCATCTTGTGCCACTCGGACGTACTTACAGGTACAGGCTGCAGCCATTCCTAGCCGAGGCGGAAGTTGTTGCAGGTCGTCTGCCGGAACAGCAGGGACGAGCTGAACCCGAGGCGTGATCGTTGCAGGTCGAACTCCAGCAGGTTGTCCTCCATCATGTGGCCGCCGACCACCACCGACGTCCGCGGGGCCGGGCCGCCGTCAACCACGCCGAGGCAGAGCGCGCCGCCCTTGTTGGCGGCCACCATCGAGTTGGCCCCGAACACCACCCACGACGTGGCCTCGTTCTGCAGCACCAGCTCCACGGTCGGCACGGCCGGACCGACGCGGGTGCTCCCCACCTTGCTCCCGTCGTAGCAGAGCCTGAACGGCGCCACGGCGGCCACGCGAGGGATCATGGCCGTCTCCGCCGCGAACGCGTCGGTGACGGCCCTGTGGATGGAGCTCTCCAGCACGGTGTATGGCGCGACCGTGCTCAGCTTGGTGCCGCCCACGCCCTGCTTGTCGATTCCCAGCAGCGTGGCGTTCAGCGGAACGACACGGCCGTTCACCTTGATGGCCGTCACGCCGATGAAGTACTCGGTCGACTTGTCACCCTTGCCGGAGACCCCCGCGGTGCTCACGTTGTTGACGAGGAGCGGCGTGTAGAGGAGCGAGCCGGCGGAGAGGTCCACCCCGGGCTGGAACGCGTAGGGCGCGTCCCCGAAGACGACGACCCCGGCCGAGGTGGTCGAGGGGAGGCAGAGCGCGAACTTGGGCGAGAAGCGGAAGGTGGCGGCGAGCTGCGTGGGGAGCGCGAACCGCGCGCGGCTGAGCGACGCCATGCCGGCGGCGCCCGACGCGAGGCCCTCGGTGAGGAACTTGGCGCCGCAGGCGAACAGGAAcgccggcgcggcggcgagcggcCCCGGCGTCGGGCGGAAGGTGGTGGGCACGGACAGCACGTCGGTGATGAGGTTGCCGCCGGTGGCGACGCGCGTGACGGTGTTCTCGGGGAACCCGCCGCAGGTGTCGTTGAGGCACCCGGGGGACGGCGCGCCGACGCAGCTGGTGGCGCAGGCGGCCGTGCGGGCCAGGCGGCACGGCTTGGACGCGCACGGCACGCGGGCGTAGGAGGAGGACGCGTACGACCCGGGGTCGCAGTCCACCCAGAGCGTGGCGCCGCCGAGGTCGAGCACGGCAGTCACGGGCGTCTGCGGCGTGCGCTGCCGGAAGCCGGTCACGTACTGCAGCGTCGCGCTGTCCTTGCGCACCGGCAGCACCACGGCGGTCGGGTTCTTGCCGCTGCTGTTCGCCGCGCGGCAGGAGTACGACgacacgaggaggaggagcagagcgATGGCCGTGGAAGCGACGAGATGGGAGGAACGTGCCATGTTGGGCTCGATCGGTAGAGTGTGGCATCGGCAGCGGGGAGGCAAGAAGATGTTTATAACGCTGGTTTGTCTGTCGCGATCCAGCACAGAGAGGCAGGGAAGTGGCGGCTAGGCGGTGTGCGAGACGCCGGAATGGACCAAACGAGTGGACTGGGAACTGTATTTTCGTTGAAGGAGTCGCCGTCGAGGGGCATGCATACGTGCCCCCAATTTAATTTCTTAATTTATGGTTGAGATGAGATCCAAGGCGAGGAACTTTGTCAGCAGATGCTCATTATCCTGACGGATGGACGTGTGAGCAGTGCCCTTGTCGCCCGGTCGACGAGTCGTCTTCATGGACAATGGCGTCGGCCCAGGGAATACCGGCGAGCGGAGGATGAAAACAGGGGAGGAGGACTAGGTTTCATTTGGGAAGCAAAAAAAGCTGACCTTGCAGCACGCGGGAGCACGCAGCAGCTTTTCCTCCAGCACGCCGACGAGGCTACGCCGGTGGTGAAACGATCGGCGGGCCACGGATCGAGCTGGACCATGCTGCTCATCGTGGTAGTCGTGGGATCTGAAATCGCGGTGCTCACTGGTCTGCTACTCTGCTAATTGCGTCTACAGCTTTACAAATTACAGGCGACAACCAACGAGTAATAGTGTGACTGTACTCAAGTTGGGGGCCGAGGTTAGAGCATCTCCTGCCGCGTTCACAAAGAGATTCGAGGCCCGCAGAACGTAAAAACGTTTTTAACCGCGTGCCTTAAAAGTTAAAACCTATTTCTGTTCGGCGTGgttcaatacggtgtccggcgctccgAGTCCGTCCCCACTACAGGAGAcattccgggcacgccggacacaacgaaaaatgAGATAAAGAGTGgcaggaccgacgcgtcagcggcacattgaaatACAACCTAACCATCGCCTACCTCGTGATGGTAATTATTGACGCGcatcgacggtgcagttcccacagaagcgcagcgaagcgtctcgtcgcgcctagctacgcgtgtcggcgttaatgagcgccaccactcccccgcctccctccggcctataaaatggGCTCTCTCTCATCgtatctcacacacaaaccctagcgcctctctccccaaccctagccgccaccatctcaagagtcgacgccatggctggtagaggcagaggcagaggccGTGGTCGTGGGCGCGGCCGCGGCAGAGctacacgctcgccgtcgccgtcaccTGCGGCGtcgtcggacctgcaggaggagcaggaggtgctATTCGAgtccgtcgtcgtcctcaagggcggtccaatcggcatccagaggctgccagaAAATTtcaccgacttcgtcgccggcaatGAGCCggcctcgctgcatctgcgggaggctgtctGCGACTGCTGCCGGTGGCTGGTGGAAGTGCTCTTCGACGgatgcggcaagatgtacctccacaccggctgggagaagttcatgcgctaccacgacctcgaagccggctgcgtgctcacattcccctaccttggcgagggcgatatgagcgtcaaggtgttcgacgagacgtgcTGCCGTCGGCACTACCACGACGACGCcgatgaggaggacgattgagtgttgtttcttcgcagcgaaaataggcacgcatgtttttggatgttcttctcgaaaggaccaacaaggctatcatcatcagctggattttccagtttgagtGATTAGGGGTGCCTGGGAGTGTTCTTTCTCAGTGTTGGAAAAGGCGACGCCTAGGAGAAGGGTTTTttgtccggtgcgccccaaatccctttgggcgccggtgctgaggaggaggaggaggaggtgaaggagtacgaggaggagggggagggggggagGACGACAaggacgatgaggacgaagagggcagcgacgaagaggacgacgagggtgccggtgaggatgccgatgatctcgtggaggttgacgcggacggcgtgaggaagaagaagaaggcgttgggcacacgaggccccaagtggacgcctctggaggatcaatgtctatgcgactccatcatcggcgccaaccaaaaatacgggaagtattgagcgaggatcaaggccgagttcgatgagcgcaagctcatcaagatcgactacaacaaagtgacaatgaagaggagccaaaaggcaatgtcgacgcgatggccatcatccaggcgtcggtgaacatgttACATGGGTACCATCatgacttagagaccagaggcgacagcggcgccgacgtcgccaactggtacgactctttcttatataatctgtagcgcctacattgtgttcgatgaaatgactgcgcttcctttggttagtttgacaaggccatggatttgtaccggaagaactcggatgggcataagtcgtttgcgttgatgcattgctatagcaagctcaagaagAACCACAAATGGAAGTTGACGCGCATTTCGTTATCGAAGGGGAAAGACGCCATTGATATGGATACGCCGCTGGCAACATCGGCAGggcgccctatcggcaacaaggttGCCAagaccgccttggccgacgctgtgtcgtccgagaagacgcatgTGTCGCTCACGCAGTGCCTcgtcgaggtctcctcgaccttgctcttccgcgacaaaaaggccgacgaaaggtgggcggcgctgctcaGGATGCAagtggagaagatggagctgaagaaacgcagggacgacatgtccctgttgagagcgtcgacagaaggaatgtttccctggacgcgagcggcgcacaacttcttcaaaggctagATCCTCGAcgccatcgaagccaaaatggcggcggccgaggcggcaGCCCAGGAAGCGGCAACGGccccaaccccggagcaagagccgaCAGACGCTACTACACCTGCGTCGACCTCTACCtcgacgtcggcgacggagcatgcacatcggtcagatcacgacgagttcatcgtgatcgacgggcctacgtcgactcaggatgcgccgccggcgtcgcccaaccccttcttctaatttacgtCGATATGTAATATGATCggtgctactctgatcgcgacgacttcggcgggaacgatctcttttgaatgcaaactatttgaagtCCTCATTCGGGACGGTctttgggggacgtgactggggagcgacgtcccccaaacgcggcacgaacaaaacttatccgccaaacgctcgatccggcgccatttagcggtttgggggacgcgacgatTATCAGGATTGATCTAATACCAGCTGCTTCAACTTCAATTAATTTGGCCCAGGGGGAGTAGCATTTTCTCTTGCGATGGTGATATAGCATAAGCATATTGAAGCACTCAGCACATGGAGCTAAACCAACTCCCCACCACAAGATCAAGTAACCTTTCCTCCTTATCTGGAGTTAAGGTCAAGTAACTTCAAAGACATGTACGGCAATGACAAATTAGAAATCTCCTATGCGCTCTTGACACTGAAATTCAGCTTCAGTCACAGGGATTCATCCTAGTACATGCACGCACGCTCGACTTGGCTTCGGCCGAACAGACATCTTAATCCACCAGTTTCAATTATGCAGATGAATAGGAGCGTACAAATGGCTCACCAACAAATCAGTTGCATCATTTCAATTGCCTGTGGTAACCAACAAGACAAGCACAAGCCTGGAAAgttaaaaaaaaaagacaacGAAATTGACAGGCGCTATCAATACGACAGAAGTTAAATGACCATGAAA from Lolium rigidum isolate FL_2022 chromosome 4, APGP_CSIRO_Lrig_0.1, whole genome shotgun sequence encodes the following:
- the LOC124646605 gene encoding probable aspartic proteinase GIP2 — its product is MARSSHLVASTAIALLLLLVSSYSCRAANSSGKNPTAVVLPVRKDSATLQYVTGFRQRTPQTPVTAVLDLGGATLWVDCDPGSYASSSYARVPCASKPCRLARTAACATSCVGAPSPGCLNDTCGGFPENTVTRVATGGNLITDVLSVPTTFRPTPGPLAAAPAFLFACGAKFLTEGLASGAAGMASLSRARFALPTQLAATFRFSPKFALCLPSTTSAGVVVFGDAPYAFQPGVDLSAGSLLYTPLLVNNVSTAGVSGKGDKSTEYFIGVTAIKVNGRVVPLNATLLGIDKQGVGGTKLSTVAPYTVLESSIHRAVTDAFAAETAMIPRVAAVAPFRLCYDGSKVGSTRVGPAVPTVELVLQNEATSWVVFGANSMVAANKGGALCLGVVDGGPAPRTSVVVGGHMMEDNLLEFDLQRSRLGFSSSLLFRQTTCNNFRLG